A section of the Petrimonas sulfuriphila genome encodes:
- a CDS encoding beta-lactamase family protein gives MTKTILTTALVLTLGQIGIAQTGFDKTKLDNYFNALEQNNKFMGSVAVSKNGEIIYSKTVGLADVENNTKATENSKYRIGSISKSFTAVLVLKAVEEKKVCLNQTIDKWFPTIINADEITVKHLLGHRSGIHNFTNDKDYLTWNTQPKTEKEMVEIISKGGSDFKPDSKAAYSNSNFVLLSYILEATFAKSYADLLQEYIVKPINLTNTYVFGKINPNNNECKSYSFAGTWKVENETDYTIPLGAGAIISTPSDLTKFADALFGGRLLKSESLEIMKTIKDGYGIGLFPIPFYESIGFGHTGGIDGFSSVYSHFTDDKISYALTSNGTNFNNNDISIAVLSAVYDKPYEIPVFATYNLTPEELDGYLGVYASKQIALKITITKDGNTLIAQATGQSAFPLEATEKDKFKFDRAGVVLEFSPADNTMILKQGGGQFTFTRE, from the coding sequence ATGACAAAAACAATCTTAACAACAGCTCTAGTTCTGACATTAGGTCAAATAGGAATTGCTCAAACCGGTTTTGACAAAACTAAATTAGATAACTATTTCAACGCACTTGAACAAAACAATAAGTTTATGGGAAGCGTCGCCGTTTCAAAAAACGGAGAAATAATTTATTCAAAAACCGTTGGTCTCGCAGACGTTGAAAACAACACCAAAGCAACTGAAAATTCCAAATACAGAATTGGCTCCATTTCTAAATCGTTCACAGCCGTTTTGGTTTTAAAAGCGGTTGAAGAAAAAAAGGTATGCCTGAACCAAACTATTGACAAATGGTTTCCAACAATCATAAACGCAGATGAAATTACCGTAAAGCATTTGCTAGGTCATAGAAGCGGAATACACAATTTCACAAACGATAAAGATTACTTGACCTGGAACACACAACCAAAGACAGAAAAAGAAATGGTGGAAATCATTTCAAAAGGCGGTAGCGACTTCAAACCAGACAGTAAAGCAGCATACAGCAATTCAAATTTTGTTCTCTTATCTTACATTCTTGAAGCGACTTTTGCAAAATCGTATGCAGACTTATTGCAAGAATACATTGTTAAGCCAATAAATTTGACAAACACGTATGTTTTTGGCAAAATCAATCCTAACAACAACGAATGTAAATCATACAGTTTCGCAGGAACCTGGAAAGTGGAAAATGAAACAGATTATACCATTCCGCTGGGTGCAGGCGCTATTATTTCTACACCAAGCGACTTGACAAAATTTGCAGACGCTTTATTTGGCGGAAGACTTTTGAAATCTGAAAGTCTTGAGATAATGAAAACCATAAAAGACGGTTACGGAATTGGTTTGTTTCCAATTCCTTTCTACGAAAGTATTGGCTTCGGACACACAGGCGGAATTGATGGGTTCAGTTCGGTTTACTCGCATTTTACCGACGACAAGATTTCGTACGCTTTAACTTCAAACGGAACAAACTTCAATAACAACGACATTTCTATTGCGGTTTTAAGTGCGGTTTACGACAAGCCATACGAAATTCCGGTATTCGCAACTTACAACTTGACTCCGGAAGAATTGGATGGGTATCTGGGTGTTTATGCTTCCAAGCAAATCGCTTTGAAAATTACAATTACAAAAGACGGAAATACGTTAATCGCACAAGCAACAGGACAATCAGCGTTTCCACTTGAAGCAACCGAAAAAGATAAATTTAAGTTTGACCGGGCGGGAGTTGTGTTGGAGTTCAGTCCGGCAGACAACACAATGATCCTAAAACAAGGCGGTGGACAATTTACATTCACGAGAGAATAA
- a CDS encoding multiubiquitin domain-containing protein, whose product MTKKEEKFKILVDQKPFEVEEQFITGLQIKSLIGAPANYGVWLKVNGPNPDKEIADNEQVDLSQPGRDHFFTGAKTTTEG is encoded by the coding sequence ATGACAAAGAAAGAAGAAAAATTCAAAATTTTGGTTGACCAAAAACCTTTTGAAGTTGAGGAACAATTTATTACTGGTTTGCAAATCAAATCGTTGATTGGTGCTCCAGCAAATTATGGTGTTTGGCTTAAAGTAAATGGACCTAATCCAGACAAAGAGATTGCAGATAATGAACAAGTTGATTTATCACAACCTGGAAGAGACCATTTTTTTACTGGAGCAAAGACAACAACTGAAGGCTAA
- a CDS encoding DUF4386 family protein, protein MEETEYKSNEDLNWNKLYKVGGVAAIVIVLIIPIQLVIFTLFPPPETTMGFFELFRKNWLIGLLSLDLLYYINNGILILVYLGLFAALRKVNFTNMLIATIIGLTGIAVYYVSAVGFEMLSISKQYFSAESMEYKQQLLAVGQGLIARYKGTAFDVYYVFNAITLILISMTMYKSRDFKRSSATWGLIAGIFMIIPSTAGTLGLICSLLSLVPWIVFSVLIGRRLIQMAKQQV, encoded by the coding sequence ATGGAAGAAACAGAATACAAGTCCAACGAAGATTTAAATTGGAATAAGTTGTACAAGGTTGGCGGAGTCGCAGCTATAGTAATCGTTTTAATAATACCAATACAACTGGTTATATTCACCCTCTTTCCTCCCCCTGAAACCACAATGGGATTTTTTGAACTGTTCCGTAAAAATTGGCTCATTGGATTATTGAGCCTTGATCTCTTGTATTATATAAATAACGGGATTTTAATCCTGGTGTACCTTGGATTATTCGCAGCATTAAGGAAAGTAAATTTCACCAATATGCTTATCGCCACGATAATCGGATTAACAGGAATTGCAGTTTATTATGTATCTGCCGTTGGATTTGAAATGTTATCAATCAGCAAACAATATTTCTCCGCGGAATCAATGGAGTATAAACAGCAGTTGCTGGCGGTAGGGCAAGGCTTGATAGCAAGATATAAAGGAACGGCATTTGATGTATATTATGTGTTTAATGCCATTACGCTCATTTTGATTTCCATGACAATGTATAAATCAAGGGATTTTAAAAGATCTTCAGCCACGTGGGGCCTGATTGCAGGGATTTTTATGATAATTCCTTCGACAGCAGGGACCCTGGGACTGATTTGCTCATTACTCTCTCTTGTCCCCTGGATTGTCTTTTCTGTCTTGATAGGGAGAAGACTCATACAAATGGCAAAACAACAGGTCTGA
- a CDS encoding phage tail protein, with translation MTEEAQDNVWPLPKFYFTVKFGSQDKTISFQEISGLGTETQPMEYRHGDGKQFSTIKMPGLTKGGNIILKKGVLVKDNNFFNWYDAIKMNTIKRETVTIQLLDEGGKPIMTWRLTNAWPTKISSPDLKSDANEVAIETLELAHEGLTTELET, from the coding sequence ATGACAGAAGAAGCTCAAGATAATGTATGGCCATTACCAAAGTTTTACTTTACAGTTAAATTCGGTTCACAAGACAAGACAATATCGTTTCAAGAAATTTCCGGATTAGGAACAGAAACACAACCCATGGAATACAGACATGGAGATGGCAAACAATTCTCAACGATTAAAATGCCTGGATTAACTAAAGGAGGAAACATTATTCTTAAGAAAGGCGTTTTAGTGAAAGACAATAATTTCTTTAATTGGTATGATGCCATTAAAATGAATACCATTAAAAGAGAAACAGTAACAATCCAGTTGTTGGATGAAGGTGGAAAACCTATTATGACTTGGAGGTTGACAAATGCTTGGCCTACTAAAATTTCAAGTCCGGATTTAAAATCGGATGCAAATGAAGTTGCAATAGAGACGTTAGAGTTAGCACACGAAGGATTAACGACAGAGCTTGAAACTTGA
- the bla gene encoding subclass B1 metallo-beta-lactamase → MKILLMICCIVFVTDVVGQTVVVNPDGTHSTVHGNVIINPDGTHSTVHGNVIVNPNGTHSTVHGNIIVNPDGTHSTVHSNVNIDRTTEKKVSRSASLIINQVSEHVYQHISFLDFGNFEKISCNGMIIVNNNEAVVFDTPTDNETSRELIDWLTQSLKCKIIAVIPTHYHIDNLGGLEEFHRQGIISYAYNRTIQVLKENGSTMPKQGFDEHFELKVGNEEVYVDFLGEGHSCDNIIAYFPLEDIMFGGCLIKEEGAGKGNLAEANVEEWPNTVRKVKMKYPEVKKIIVGHGKSGGIELLDYTIKLFE, encoded by the coding sequence ATGAAAATTTTATTGATGATTTGTTGTATTGTATTTGTGACAGATGTGGTAGGACAGACAGTTGTAGTAAATCCGGACGGAACGCACTCCACAGTTCATGGCAATGTAATTATAAATCCGGACGGGACGCACTCTACTGTTCACGGCAATGTAATTGTAAATCCAAACGGAACGCACTCTACCGTTCATGGCAACATAATTGTAAATCCGGACGGAACGCACTCTACTGTTCATAGCAATGTCAACATAGATCGGACAACGGAGAAGAAGGTATCCAGGTCAGCGTCTTTGATAATCAATCAGGTTTCGGAGCATGTATATCAGCATATTTCATTTCTTGACTTTGGGAACTTTGAGAAAATTTCGTGCAACGGAATGATTATTGTGAACAACAATGAAGCTGTTGTTTTCGATACACCGACAGACAATGAAACTTCTCGCGAGCTGATTGACTGGTTAACACAATCGTTGAAATGCAAAATTATAGCGGTTATTCCAACGCATTATCATATAGACAACTTGGGAGGCCTGGAGGAGTTTCACAGACAGGGCATTATTTCTTACGCCTACAACAGAACGATACAAGTACTGAAAGAAAATGGTTCTACTATGCCGAAGCAGGGGTTTGATGAACATTTTGAATTGAAAGTCGGCAACGAAGAAGTGTATGTTGATTTTCTGGGAGAAGGTCATTCCTGCGATAACATTATTGCTTATTTCCCCCTGGAAGATATTATGTTTGGGGGTTGTTTAATAAAAGAAGAAGGAGCGGGGAAAGGTAATCTCGCGGAAGCAAATGTAGAAGAGTGGCCGAATACAGTAAGAAAAGTAAAGATGAAGTATCCAGAAGTAAAAAAAATTATAGTCGGACACGGGAAATCCGGCGGAATCGAGCTTTTGGATTATACGATTAAGCTGTTTGAATGA
- a CDS encoding abortive infection family protein encodes MDDLISPKYQMQLIASVEKAIWDEYKSYKQVRLYIEKWYQNNYEPYGFNNDFWENFKIVEKSNKDIDLTLTLHSMSGSDILKIAIDLGVDTPDFIPSIPTFKNELKSDSKTAYDTFTKAYKQIENDPSTAVGLANSALESIIKEILKDERISCKISGGETLYKLTSIILKEFNITNKEHPIEIKTIGSSLLAINQAIEKLRSEKTDFHGKTDDDYLISDTIYTYFIINSVATVGLFLNSYYKTKFPKPEPIIDTNDELPF; translated from the coding sequence ATGGACGACTTAATTTCACCCAAATATCAAATGCAACTTATTGCCTCAGTTGAGAAGGCAATTTGGGATGAGTATAAATCGTACAAACAAGTCCGTTTGTATATAGAGAAATGGTACCAAAACAATTATGAGCCGTATGGTTTTAATAATGACTTTTGGGAGAATTTTAAAATAGTCGAGAAATCAAACAAAGACATTGATTTAACCTTGACACTACATAGTATGAGCGGTTCAGACATCCTCAAAATTGCTATTGACTTGGGTGTTGACACGCCAGACTTTATTCCTTCTATTCCCACATTTAAAAACGAATTAAAATCTGACTCCAAAACGGCTTACGACACTTTTACAAAAGCATATAAACAAATTGAAAACGACCCAAGTACTGCTGTCGGATTAGCTAATTCAGCTCTTGAAAGCATAATAAAAGAAATCCTTAAAGATGAAAGAATAAGTTGCAAAATAAGTGGAGGAGAAACACTATACAAACTGACCTCAATAATCCTAAAGGAGTTCAATATAACCAACAAAGAACATCCAATAGAAATTAAAACAATAGGCAGTTCACTTTTAGCAATTAATCAAGCCATTGAGAAATTGAGAAGTGAGAAAACAGATTTTCACGGAAAGACTGATGATGACTATTTAATATCCGACACAATTTATACCTACTTTATTATAAATTCAGTAGCGACAGTTGGACTATTTCTTAATTCATATTACAAGACAAAATTTCCAAAACCTGAGCCAATAATTGACACAAATGATGAATTACCATTTTGA
- a CDS encoding dihydrofolate reductase family protein yields the protein MKKVIAAINMTLDGFCDHTSGIPDDEIHQYYADLLRSADTALYGRITYQLMEFWRTVLENPTGNKAMDDFAVAIDNTPKIVFSRTLRNVNWKSAKLASQGLVEEVLGLKQQSGKDVFVCSPSLIVALTKLNLIDEYQLCVHPVIAGSGLPLFKNINEKITLKLTKTKTFSGGAVILYYEPVNERTTNG from the coding sequence ATGAAAAAAGTAATTGCAGCAATCAATATGACGCTCGACGGGTTTTGTGACCATACCTCAGGTATCCCTGACGATGAAATACATCAGTATTACGCTGACCTCTTGAGAAGTGCGGACACAGCGTTATACGGCAGGATAACCTACCAGCTTATGGAGTTTTGGCGAACCGTGCTGGAAAACCCCACAGGCAACAAAGCAATGGACGACTTTGCTGTGGCAATAGATAACACTCCGAAGATTGTTTTTTCCCGCACATTGAGAAATGTAAACTGGAAAAGTGCAAAATTAGCAAGTCAAGGCCTGGTGGAAGAAGTTCTGGGACTCAAACAACAATCGGGGAAAGACGTTTTTGTATGCAGCCCGAGCTTGATTGTAGCTTTGACGAAACTTAATTTAATAGACGAATATCAACTTTGTGTTCACCCTGTTATCGCAGGGAGTGGGTTGCCGTTGTTTAAAAACATCAACGAAAAAATTACGCTTAAACTCACAAAAACCAAAACGTTTAGCGGTGGAGCAGTCATTCTTTATTATGAACCGGTAAACGAAAGAACAACAAACGGCTAA
- a CDS encoding DUF4419 domain-containing protein has product MKKITFITLILVPLLSFGQGITFEIEKLSKPERLLYLQSYNDIYKNLILKDASLSKWEVERNGMDFKYNILAKSEAPDSLVNYDYNSFFNGMYQAYAEHRPFVLSPDMIWLLISQGFARHVNANPEKLRKHFVDFSGQLTLTVSSENDLLKDSINWEDFFPQFTTQIAEHTGKELINTLTSDFSTTTAVEKIASEITIMEAMEPYFEFVVIYIVCGIPEITLKGTTEDWQKILDKTKKMGKYDLKWWTNELEPILKEFVNASKGKVDKNFWRNMFKYHSQKKYGAPKIIDGWIVKFFPYDKEGKRNDLNKLIGGGSLPEEIVKVDLKYVKTDGVHTEETPLELWAGFVGLEQDKETFALTPQISWMIKKKDTDQMGLYQKLEAENIPSSSFGPKIDLKINVVPEVLKKLDVIYSLGLHFKKEVFLPDWMKTKKIGKLFIEGEISDKETEKILDWFPNTEINMNGKKYNVGKNGWIRVSRDEIPRHVLELDEIWILEVEFNSNKLTIPDELGKIKIGNFSLMNKTSEENIGKLKRLLPETTIYMSGRKVQ; this is encoded by the coding sequence ATGAAAAAAATTACATTCATAACACTGATTCTAGTTCCACTGCTGTCTTTTGGACAAGGAATCACATTCGAGATCGAAAAGCTCTCAAAACCCGAGAGGTTACTGTATTTACAATCATACAATGATATTTACAAAAACCTGATCCTTAAAGATGCAAGTTTGTCAAAATGGGAGGTTGAAAGGAATGGAATGGATTTTAAATACAATATTCTAGCCAAAAGCGAGGCTCCAGACAGCCTTGTGAATTATGATTATAATTCCTTTTTTAACGGGATGTATCAGGCTTATGCAGAACACAGGCCGTTTGTTTTATCTCCCGACATGATCTGGTTATTAATAAGCCAGGGATTTGCAAGACATGTAAACGCTAACCCGGAGAAACTCCGAAAACATTTTGTTGATTTTTCTGGGCAGTTGACATTAACAGTCAGTTCTGAAAATGATTTATTAAAGGACTCTATAAATTGGGAAGATTTTTTTCCTCAATTCACAACACAGATTGCAGAACATACAGGCAAAGAGCTGATCAATACGTTAACTTCTGATTTTTCCACAACAACAGCAGTCGAAAAAATTGCTTCTGAAATTACAATAATGGAAGCGATGGAACCATACTTTGAGTTTGTAGTAATATATATTGTTTGTGGTATTCCCGAAATTACGTTAAAAGGTACAACTGAAGATTGGCAAAAAATCCTTGACAAGACTAAAAAAATGGGAAAATACGACCTGAAATGGTGGACAAATGAATTAGAGCCAATCTTAAAAGAATTTGTAAATGCCTCAAAAGGGAAAGTTGATAAAAATTTTTGGAGGAACATGTTTAAATATCATTCTCAAAAGAAATACGGCGCCCCTAAAATTATTGATGGCTGGATTGTTAAATTCTTCCCTTACGACAAAGAAGGAAAACGCAACGATCTGAATAAACTTATCGGTGGCGGGAGTTTACCCGAAGAAATAGTTAAAGTTGATTTGAAGTATGTAAAAACGGACGGTGTCCATACAGAAGAAACCCCGCTTGAATTATGGGCGGGCTTTGTCGGCCTTGAGCAAGATAAAGAAACATTTGCCTTGACACCACAAATAAGTTGGATGATTAAAAAGAAAGATACGGACCAAATGGGCTTATACCAAAAGTTGGAAGCAGAAAACATTCCCAGTAGTAGTTTCGGGCCGAAGATTGACCTGAAAATAAACGTTGTACCTGAGGTCCTGAAAAAACTAGACGTTATATACTCACTTGGACTTCACTTCAAAAAAGAGGTGTTCTTGCCGGATTGGATGAAAACAAAGAAAATTGGTAAACTATTTATTGAAGGAGAAATATCGGATAAGGAGACAGAAAAGATTTTAGATTGGTTCCCAAACACGGAAATTAACATGAATGGCAAAAAATACAACGTGGGAAAGAATGGATGGATCAGGGTTTCGCGTGATGAAATCCCCAGGCACGTTTTGGAATTGGATGAAATATGGATTTTAGAGGTAGAATTCAACAGCAATAAACTTACAATTCCAGATGAACTCGGAAAGATAAAGATTGGAAACTTTTCTTTAATGAATAAAACATCCGAAGAGAATATCGGGAAATTAAAACGATTACTTCCCGAGACCACTATTTATATGAGTGGAAGGAAGGTTCAATAA
- a CDS encoding NAD(P)-dependent alcohol dehydrogenase produces MKAIVYSKYGPPEVARLTEVARPSPKDNEILLKVYSSTVNRTDSGFRSAEYFISRFWSGLFRPKHKILGCEFSGVVEEVGKYVTAFRNGDKVFGFNDKTFGGHGEYLTIAENDAVINMPENMSFDEAAAITEGSHYALVNIRAAKVEPGQKVLVYGATGAIGSAAVQLLKHFGATVTAVCNTKNVDLVRSLGADTVIDYQTQDFTKTEDKFAFIFDAVGKSSFGKCKPLLTEKGIYISTEFGKNAENILFALTTPLWGGKRLLFPIPSISKQDIIFLKELVEKGEFKPVIDRFYTLGQIVDAYRYVESGQKTGNVILKIRE; encoded by the coding sequence ATGAAAGCAATTGTATACTCAAAATACGGTCCACCGGAAGTTGCCAGATTAACGGAAGTCGCCAGGCCTTCACCGAAGGACAATGAAATATTGCTTAAGGTATATTCGTCAACAGTAAACCGCACCGATTCGGGATTCCGTAGTGCTGAATATTTTATTTCAAGATTTTGGAGCGGACTATTTCGACCAAAACACAAGATACTGGGTTGTGAGTTTTCGGGTGTTGTTGAAGAAGTTGGGAAATATGTAACTGCATTCAGGAATGGAGATAAAGTTTTTGGCTTCAATGATAAAACCTTTGGTGGGCACGGAGAATATCTGACAATCGCTGAAAACGATGCGGTTATAAATATGCCGGAGAATATGAGTTTTGATGAAGCGGCAGCTATTACGGAAGGGTCTCATTATGCCTTAGTAAATATTCGGGCAGCAAAAGTAGAGCCCGGACAAAAAGTTCTAGTCTACGGAGCAACGGGGGCTATCGGTTCTGCAGCTGTACAATTACTAAAACACTTTGGTGCAACAGTAACAGCTGTCTGTAATACAAAAAACGTAGATCTGGTGAGATCTCTCGGTGCAGACACAGTCATTGATTATCAGACACAGGATTTTACGAAGACAGAAGATAAGTTTGCTTTCATCTTTGACGCAGTGGGAAAAAGTTCATTTGGTAAGTGCAAACCTTTATTAACTGAAAAAGGAATATACATCTCAACTGAATTTGGGAAAAACGCAGAAAATATATTATTTGCATTGACCACACCACTTTGGGGAGGTAAAAGACTTTTGTTTCCAATTCCGTCTATCTCCAAGCAAGATATAATATTTTTGAAAGAGCTTGTTGAAAAAGGTGAATTCAAGCCTGTAATAGACAGATTTTATACGTTAGGCCAAATTGTGGATGCTTACAGATACGTTGAATCGGGGCAAAAAACAGGTAATGTTATTTTAAAGATACGTGAATGA
- a CDS encoding helix-turn-helix domain-containing protein produces the protein METKEQKLKNTHHGHAIKRFRHTLGIKQEALAAEMGLSQALISTYEQRKVLNDDVIERFAKALNVAPELIKELEEDPVTFIVENNTFENGSIGNITSGSENFGNIYNPLEQILELNKEKTALYERMLELEKEKSALLEKLLEDRK, from the coding sequence CCAAAGAACAAAAATTAAAAAACACCCATCACGGGCACGCTATCAAGCGATTCCGCCATACACTGGGCATCAAGCAGGAAGCTCTCGCCGCGGAGATGGGACTTAGCCAGGCACTGATTTCCACCTACGAACAGAGGAAGGTCCTCAACGACGATGTAATCGAACGTTTTGCCAAAGCCCTGAACGTGGCTCCCGAACTGATCAAGGAATTGGAGGAAGATCCGGTAACTTTCATCGTTGAAAACAATACATTTGAAAATGGAAGTATAGGCAATATAACGTCTGGCAGCGAAAATTTTGGTAACATATACAATCCGCTCGAACAGATTTTGGAACTGAACAAAGAGAAAACTGCCCTCTACGAACGGATGCTCGAACTGGAGAAAGAAAAGAGTGCTCTTCTGGAGAAATTGTTAGAGGACAGGAAGTAA
- a CDS encoding NUDIX domain-containing protein produces MKYPEPTVGAIIFNPDNKVLLCKAHKWNDKYIIPGGHIELGEKMEEALKREILEETGLKIYDIHLISIKESVYNDSFHEKRHMIFIDYTCKTDSYDVSLNDEAQEYEWVDLKDIDNYELGGFLKPFFEELKNKKESRHKTEILYNY; encoded by the coding sequence ATGAAATATCCCGAACCTACTGTGGGGGCAATTATTTTTAATCCGGATAATAAGGTACTGCTTTGCAAAGCCCATAAATGGAATGATAAATATATTATTCCCGGAGGCCATATCGAATTGGGAGAAAAAATGGAAGAAGCATTGAAAAGGGAGATATTGGAAGAAACCGGCCTGAAAATTTACGATATTCACCTGATCAGTATAAAAGAGAGTGTGTATAATGATTCTTTTCATGAGAAAAGACACATGATATTTATTGATTATACATGTAAAACAGATTCATATGATGTGTCTTTAAATGATGAAGCTCAAGAATATGAATGGGTGGATTTAAAAGATATCGATAACTATGAACTGGGAGGATTTCTTAAACCGTTCTTTGAAGAACTAAAAAATAAAAAGGAATCGAGACATAAGACTGAGATTCTTTATAACTACTAA
- a CDS encoding ThiF family adenylyltransferase has translation MKYSITIQSKHFETLKENLIRPDKKERVAFVICGRSIIKDVEERFLSKEVHFIPEDKLITSEYNQVSWHNKYFIDVLKKAEVKNLAIILIHNHPDGVNRFSEIDDDVEYHLFKLAFNRNVGANSHASLILLTEGNFVGRVWKHDLSTEPISMIRIIGDRIKLNYPNQTDEYESPEIFNRQQLAFGRSLIQDLSNLKISIIGAGATGSATALLLTRLGVGELCIIDKDTIEESNLNRLHGATILDVGKFKVDVLQKYIYNIGLGTKVNVVKEWVSNQKCIEQLKTSDIIFGCTDDHAGRIMLNRFAYFYLTPVFDMGLVISVKKHSLELENLQGRISYLFPGSDCLVTKGNINIDIAYSENLRRNEPENFIKLKDEAYVIGEGNPSPAVVTFTTQIATMAVNEFLNRIQGFNPQALNSQHKIFFFHHGIEIFPENVSENECRICGKSNYWGRGDMEPFLDMVI, from the coding sequence ATGAAGTATTCCATTACTATACAAAGTAAACATTTTGAAACGCTTAAAGAAAATCTTATTCGACCTGATAAGAAAGAACGAGTAGCTTTTGTTATTTGCGGTCGTTCAATAATTAAAGATGTTGAGGAAAGGTTTTTAAGTAAAGAAGTTCATTTTATTCCAGAAGATAAACTTATTACTTCTGAATACAATCAAGTAAGTTGGCATAATAAATATTTTATTGATGTTTTAAAAAAAGCAGAAGTTAAAAATCTTGCAATCATTTTGATTCATAATCATCCTGATGGAGTAAATAGATTTTCAGAAATTGATGATGATGTTGAGTATCATCTTTTTAAGTTAGCATTTAATAGAAATGTAGGCGCCAATTCTCACGCTAGTCTAATTCTCTTAACTGAAGGTAATTTTGTTGGTCGAGTATGGAAGCATGATTTATCGACAGAACCAATTTCAATGATTAGAATAATTGGAGACAGAATTAAATTAAATTATCCTAATCAAACAGATGAATATGAGTCTCCAGAGATTTTTAATAGACAGCAATTGGCTTTTGGACGTTCATTAATTCAGGATTTGTCAAATTTAAAAATATCGATAATTGGAGCAGGGGCAACTGGTTCAGCAACTGCTCTTCTATTAACAAGATTAGGTGTTGGAGAATTGTGTATAATAGATAAAGACACAATTGAAGAATCTAACTTAAATCGCTTACATGGTGCAACAATCTTAGATGTCGGCAAATTCAAAGTAGATGTACTTCAAAAATACATTTATAATATTGGCCTTGGCACTAAGGTGAATGTAGTTAAAGAATGGGTCTCAAATCAAAAATGTATTGAGCAATTAAAAACTAGCGATATTATATTTGGATGTACAGATGACCATGCTGGCAGAATCATGCTTAATCGGTTTGCATATTTTTATTTAACTCCAGTTTTTGATATGGGATTAGTGATTTCTGTAAAGAAACACTCTCTTGAATTAGAAAATTTACAAGGACGTATTTCATATCTGTTTCCAGGAAGTGATTGTCTTGTTACCAAAGGAAATATTAATATTGATATCGCATATTCTGAGAATTTGAGAAGAAATGAACCTGAAAATTTTATAAAGTTAAAGGATGAAGCCTATGTAATTGGAGAAGGTAATCCGTCTCCAGCCGTAGTAACGTTTACAACTCAAATTGCAACTATGGCTGTTAATGAGTTTTTAAATAGAATTCAAGGATTCAATCCTCAAGCTTTGAATTCTCAGCACAAAATATTCTTCTTTCATCATGGTATTGAAATATTTCCTGAGAATGTCTCTGAAAATGAATGTCGCATTTGTGGCAAAAGTAATTACTGGGGCAGAGGTGATATGGAACCATTTTTAGATATGGTTATATAA